The Nitrospira sp. KM1 genome includes a window with the following:
- the pstC gene encoding phosphate ABC transporter permease subunit PstC, with protein sequence MDAEVAKSHVFEQARESLDVLVSRRKHKERAIELLLLGAAVTSIAITAGIVGVLAYESSLFFTQVSLFDFLTDRQWTPLFAEPHYGILPLISGTLVTTWVALLVAVPAGSLIAVYLSEYAPHSVREMVKPALELLSAVPTVVYGYFALLFVTPALQHIWPDLPGFNMLSAGLVIGIMIVPYVSSVSEDAMRAVPIHLREGAYALGSTRMQTALRVVFPSALSGIAAAYVLGVSRAIGETMVVAIAAGMQPTLTWNPLEPAATMTAYIVQVSLGDLPHGSIGYQTIFATGLTLLLMTLIFNIGGHVLRKRYRQIY encoded by the coding sequence ATGGATGCAGAAGTGGCCAAATCTCACGTGTTCGAGCAGGCCCGCGAAAGTCTGGATGTGCTCGTGTCCAGACGGAAACACAAGGAGAGGGCGATCGAACTCCTTCTCTTAGGAGCCGCCGTGACGTCCATTGCCATTACGGCGGGCATCGTGGGCGTGCTGGCATACGAATCGTCTCTCTTTTTCACGCAGGTATCCTTGTTTGATTTCCTCACAGACCGGCAGTGGACGCCGCTCTTTGCAGAACCGCACTATGGGATTCTTCCGCTGATCTCCGGAACCCTGGTGACCACGTGGGTGGCCTTGCTCGTCGCCGTGCCGGCTGGCAGCTTGATCGCAGTCTACCTCAGCGAATACGCGCCCCATTCAGTCCGTGAGATGGTGAAGCCCGCCTTGGAACTGTTGAGCGCTGTTCCCACGGTGGTCTACGGCTATTTTGCCTTGCTGTTCGTCACCCCGGCGCTTCAACACATCTGGCCGGACCTTCCGGGTTTCAATATGCTCAGCGCGGGGCTCGTCATCGGCATCATGATCGTGCCGTACGTCAGCTCCGTCAGCGAGGATGCCATGCGCGCAGTTCCGATTCACCTTCGAGAAGGAGCCTATGCGCTCGGGTCTACCAGGATGCAGACGGCGCTCCGCGTCGTGTTTCCGTCCGCACTTTCTGGAATCGCTGCAGCGTATGTCTTGGGTGTCTCACGTGCAATCGGGGAGACCATGGTCGTCGCAATCGCCGCCGGCATGCAGCCGACATTGACCTGGAATCCTCTCGAGCCGGCGGCCACGATGACCGCGTATATCGTGCAAGTCAGTCTCGGGGATCTGCCGCACGGCAGTATCGGATATCAAACGATCTTTGCAACCGGTCTCACACTGCTCTTAATGACCCTCATCTTCAATATAGGCGGCCATGTCCTCCGAAAACGCTATCGGCAGATCTATTGA
- a CDS encoding PstS family phosphate ABC transporter substrate-binding protein, translated as MRLSMARSRTRLIIATGFGLLGLISGGFVQSIHSESPVLIKVDGSSTVFPITEAVAEEFQKETRGAVRVTVGISGTGGGFKKFCRGETDVQDASRPIQSAEMEVCRTAGVQYFELPVAFDALTVAVSPQATWIDNLTVAELKQIWEPSAQGRLLKWNQIRSSWPDSPIKLFGAGSDSGTFDYFTEAVVGKAKSSRGDYTASEDDNTLVQGISNDKHALGYIPYAYFEPNKKRLKALGIDGGTGPVLPSRDTVENGTYQPLSRPMFIYVSTKAAAKPEIKRFVEFYLTQAQTLVPQVKYVPLPKQAYSIALDHFQHGKVGTAFQGTSTIGLKIEDLLRRESAL; from the coding sequence ATGCGATTGTCAATGGCTCGCTCTCGAACGAGACTCATCATTGCAACCGGGTTTGGCCTGCTTGGATTGATCAGCGGCGGGTTTGTTCAGTCCATCCATTCTGAATCCCCTGTGCTGATCAAAGTCGACGGGTCGAGCACCGTGTTTCCGATCACGGAGGCAGTGGCCGAAGAGTTCCAAAAAGAAACTCGGGGTGCGGTGCGTGTGACGGTCGGCATCTCCGGGACCGGGGGAGGATTCAAGAAGTTCTGCCGTGGTGAAACCGATGTGCAGGATGCCTCACGCCCGATTCAGAGTGCCGAGATGGAGGTCTGTCGGACGGCCGGCGTGCAGTATTTTGAGTTGCCGGTCGCCTTTGATGCGCTGACGGTTGCCGTCAGCCCGCAAGCGACGTGGATCGACAACTTGACCGTCGCCGAACTCAAGCAGATCTGGGAACCCTCGGCGCAGGGCCGCCTGCTGAAATGGAATCAGATCCGGTCCTCTTGGCCGGATAGTCCGATTAAGCTGTTCGGCGCCGGCTCTGATTCTGGCACGTTCGACTATTTCACAGAAGCCGTGGTGGGCAAGGCGAAATCCAGCCGCGGCGACTATACCGCCAGCGAGGACGACAACACCCTTGTGCAGGGCATCTCAAACGACAAACATGCCTTGGGGTACATTCCCTACGCCTATTTCGAACCGAATAAGAAACGCCTGAAGGCGCTCGGCATCGACGGCGGAACGGGGCCGGTGCTCCCCTCGCGCGACACCGTCGAGAACGGGACCTACCAACCCCTGTCACGACCGATGTTCATCTATGTCAGCACCAAGGCCGCTGCGAAACCCGAGATCAAACGGTTCGTGGAGTTCTACCTCACGCAGGCACAGACGCTTGTGCCCCAGGTGAAATATGTCCCGCTGCCGAAACAGGCCTACAGCATCGCCCTCGACCACTTCCAACACGGAAAGGTGGGCACGGCGTTTCAGGGAACGTCCACCATAGGCCTGAAGATCGAAGATCTGCTGCGGCGGGAGTCGGCGCTGTAG
- a CDS encoding UDP-2,3-diacylglucosamine diphosphatase, translating into MNKPFASRPLSFRTVWISDVHLGFRGCSADHLLKFLQSVDCEFLYLVGDIIDVWEMKKRLFWPQSHNNVLRTILGKAKHGTKVMYIPGNHDEVFRDYHDMTFGNVHIVEEAIHINADGRRLLVTHGDKFDSVVRCSRAIAMLGTRLYDWLLKANYVVHGVRRRFDLPYWSLAGFLKHKVKNAVQFISNFEQAVAYETARLGVDGVVCGHIHRPEIVKLNDVIYCNCGDWVESCSALVEHFDGSLELLRSADTVASLKRTRVMQADRLTLYSDDDLIVA; encoded by the coding sequence GTGAATAAACCCTTCGCTTCGCGTCCATTGTCGTTTAGGACAGTCTGGATCTCCGATGTGCATTTGGGTTTCCGTGGTTGCAGCGCCGATCATCTCCTCAAATTTCTCCAATCCGTCGATTGCGAATTTCTCTATCTCGTAGGGGACATCATCGATGTCTGGGAAATGAAAAAGCGATTGTTTTGGCCGCAATCTCATAACAACGTCCTCAGGACGATTCTCGGTAAGGCCAAGCACGGGACAAAGGTGATGTATATTCCAGGAAACCATGACGAAGTGTTTCGAGATTATCACGACATGACATTCGGCAATGTGCACATTGTTGAGGAAGCCATTCATATCAATGCCGACGGGAGGCGATTGTTGGTGACCCACGGAGACAAGTTCGATAGCGTCGTACGGTGTTCAAGAGCCATCGCGATGCTCGGTACACGGCTCTATGACTGGCTGCTGAAGGCCAACTATGTCGTTCATGGAGTCCGGCGACGCTTTGATCTCCCATATTGGTCGTTAGCGGGTTTCTTGAAGCATAAAGTCAAGAATGCCGTGCAGTTCATCAGCAATTTCGAGCAGGCGGTGGCATATGAAACTGCCCGTTTAGGGGTCGATGGAGTGGTGTGCGGCCATATCCATCGCCCTGAAATCGTGAAATTGAATGACGTCATCTATTGTAATTGCGGTGACTGGGTGGAGAGCTGCAGCGCTCTCGTGGAGCATTTCGATGGAAGTCTGGAATTGCTGCGGTCGGCTGATACCGTGGCGAGCCTTAAACGGACCCGTGTCATGCAAGCCGATCGATTGACGCTCTATTCGGACGATGACCTCATTGTAGCCTGA